The sequence gtgtgggaaatgtgtcaaaatgacaagtttattcttcagttaaaagatatctgatggttgaaaaatcagccctaagtaaaataacttatttaaagAACAAAATTGtctttttgacatatttcccatacagaAACTGTCAATAGCCCAATTTTATACTTCAGTTAACTTAtttgatgattgaaaaatcagccctaaatatacaatatacatattttacgtCTTCTATTCCTATCATCATGCATTAAATTTCTTCTTTTTGATGGCAAGACAGGTGTATGAATTCTTCTCGGCTTAGTTGTCGGCTCTATTTGTCTCTTTCCCTCATGCCAATATCCCTCTATGAGTGACAGAGATGAACATATCCGAAAACACAGCATTAGAGAAATCCCACACAGTTTAAACATATTGATAAAAGGCTTGCAGACGATTTACTTTAGGATTTTTTGAGACCCAAAAAGCTTAAATAATTGTAAAAGGCATTttgctatcatcatcatcatcaatacagccacactgctgaacataggtctcccccaatgatttccatgatttccacatcgtacgattggtagcggcctgcatccagcgccttcctgctacctttatgaggtcgtcggtccacattTTGCCATAGAAATAATAACGTATATGCTcttgaatataataatattcaagAGCATATACGTCATCTGCATGACTTTAATGTACGGAGGTAAATATTCTGAATACAACGGTAAACGAAAAAAATGTTCTAGAATGATCGAAACAAATTATGCCCCAAAATTCATAACACTCATAGGATACTTGACTCAATTATAGTTCCAAATTAACATCATTATAGGGCCCTTTTTGCTTTGCTTACTCTCTGAaactaacttaaaaaatatatatttgcgATTTCCTTACAAGTATCATATGTTCGCCGCGAATATTTTGACCGCGTGTGTAAGTGAAAAAAAGTCTACCAACtctttgaagccacgatagccgaacggtgaaggggtcggactggccgactcgtgatccggggaatgcgggttcggtccccgccgccgctcgactattgtggtgagctcactcgtgacacaagcatatttagcttagtacgaggagcTAACgggagtaaaaaaaaaaagaaaattctaAATTTCGCTCGGACTGGTGCTCGCATGCTCGCTTCTGGCTCAAAACGGACGTAGGCATCACCATTCACTACTGAAGTGGCTCCATCATCATCAGCCGATGACCCGAGATCCTTCTTCGCAGAACGAGCGGGAAACCGTGTGCTCCTGCAAAACCAAGCTCAAGAGATCCTGGGATCAGGCCAGCTCCGAAGGAAGCTCCACCCCATCCACTTGCGTCCTTTGCTCGGAAGACAGCCGAAAGGACAGGCTAAACCAAGCTAAGTCCGTAGCCAGCAAATACACTGAAATAAGCAAAAAGTCCGACTATTCCAGTAGATTTGATAAAACAACCGATCTGAGTAGGAAATCAGTAGCTAGCAAAACGACAGATGTCAAGTCCGAGTTGAGTAAAACTGACACGGTTAGTAAAAGATCTGACGTCACCAGTAAGAAGTTAGATGTAGCTCATAAGAGGGGCAAGAGTGAGATCACTTGTGATCTTAAGTACAGCGATTTCTACAGCGATAGCGAAGACGAAGCTGACGAAACGAATCGACTCATCCAACTTCGAAACTGTGACTATATGGATATCGTAGGAGACTCTTTGAAGGTAGTTATAGCGTTAGCCGGATACCCCAAATCGAAGATGCGGTTACGACAAATGCAGCTTTTCCAGCGCTGCCTGACTGACGTCATAGATATGCAGCTGAAAGCTAATCTTTTGAAGAAGGTGCCCGTGTTTTTAGACTATTACCTGAATCGAGGCGCGATAGTTTGCATATGCAAGGACTTGGACACTAGAGATTGGATGGTGAGGATATCCCCAGGACTGCAAGAGAGGATGTGCACCAATTTGATCCTACTCAAAGCTAAGGTGAAAAGGCTTTGTTTGGCTGTGCTGAAAATACCTCAGTCCTGTTGGCCAGCGACCGCtcaagacgctttcaaactcctacAATACTTCAACCCGACTCTAAAAACCGATCAGTGGAAAATCTACTCTCAGAAGAACGTCGATAGCGTCGAATGTACTTCGTTCCTCATCGATCGAGTCTCAGGCGAAATCATTCGAGGGCCCACCTTCAAAAATGTGATCGATTACAATCAAACTGAATTCGAACTCACTGGTTACACTGAAATATACTACGAGTGCTTGCTGTCTGATCTTGAAGATATATGCAGTGTCGCGTCCAGGGTTAAACTTTTGGAAGAATTGCGCTCTGAAGAGGCTACGCCAAGGAACAACCATAGCAGCAGAGCGGAAGTAACCCAAAAGTCTGATGCAGTTGAAAAGGCAGAAGAAATCGTCATCCAACACGTAGAAGAAGTATACGAAAACGACTCAGACGTAGAAACCGTCCCCATTGAAGACGAAAATATAGATCGCGGCGTGAAAGACGAATTCGAAAACAACGTTCGGAATGAAATATTGAAGAAATTAAAAGACGTTAAGTACATAAGCGACAAAGATGAAGTTATAGTTTGGTCGGATGAAGCGAACAACTACAATAGTGATCAGGATGAGAGAGAGAAGATTGAGGAAATCACAGAAGATGACAATAACAATATAACGGCTACGTCAGCTGTCGCTGTGTCGGACAAGACTGAATCTATAATTGAGAGCAACGACAACCTTATTAGTAGAAGTAGTAACCTAAATATCGATAGTAATAGAGGCATAGCCTACCATAGACGAACGAATTACTTGCACGTCGAAAACGAACTCAAAGTTGCCATAACGTTAGAAGGGTATCCCCAAAATAAACTTGAAGGAACCCATATAAGACGCTTGAAGCATTTATTCAAAGAATACTTGCACAAGGACATGAAGATGCAAAGATTTGCGAATCTCATCATTCCAAAATTCCAAGACATTTACTTGTCAAATGGAGCTGTGATATACATTTGTGATAGCTTAGAAACTAAAGATTACTTGACTGAAGTGCTGCCAAAATTCATCAACTCCACCGGCTTAAAGCTAACTTTTAGGGATATTAAGAATCTAGTTAGGTACACTAGGGTAGTCCTGCGTTTACCTAAAGAGCACGCTCATGTTGAATCTGTGgaaattttgttgaaactgcAAGCGAAATATCCCGGTTTGAAGCCAGACTGTTGGAAATACTATTCGGACGTAGCTGGGAAGCAAAAAAGACAGTTTGGTGTCGACCCCGAATCGCTAGATGTGATTAAAAGTCCAGATTTTGATCCTACTTACGAAGGAGAAAAGTTGAGCTTCAGAATTATCGATCGGCAAAAGAGAGACGTAAGTTTCGAAGATTCCTATAAAGATGAGAAtgttgatgataatgatgaaggaAAACAATTGAGGGATAAAGTACTGAAGATGATGTATGCACCTATCGACCCAGAGATCACGAATACTCCTCTCACTCGAATCAGGACCAATCACTATTCAGATCTGATCGCCGACGACTTAAAACTGTACGTTGGTCCCAGTAACTACCCAGAAATGCGCGTGGACGAAGTTCTGTTCCATTCCATCAAGAGAACGTTCGAGAATATCGTCTGTGATGCTTACGAGAAAGGAGTTTTCGAGCTTCCCAACTCCGTACCAACATTCCACGATATGTACCTTTTCGACGGAGTGATTTTCATCATCTGCCAGAACATGAATTCTAGAGAATGGATGGAAAATTCCATTCCTGAGGTTAACGAAAGGCTACACATTAATTTGAAGTCTACAGAATTCCGCGGCGCTGTGGGAATCATAAGCATGGTAGTGAAGACGGATAAAGACACAGATGTTGTGATAGAACAACTACAGAAACAGAATCCGAGACTTCGAACGAAGTACTGGAGGAAAATCAGCACTGTACGTACAAAGACCAAACTGGATGTAGTACTACAGATAGACAAACTCTCCGCTCAGGTTATAACGAAGaccgatttcaataaattcatCGACGGGAACGCTGTACAGTTCAAACTCGGTCATTTACAGTCTCTACTGAGACCCAAAGCGAGTCTTGAAGAACTAACCAAGATGCATTTGAAGAAAATGAGCAACAGCAACGTAAAAGCCAAAgggaagaagaaagaaaaagaaatgaccATCGAGGAATTGAAATCTGATCTGAAAAGAAAATACCCGGACTTGAAAATCGACCAATGGGATGTGATTTCTCAAAACGAAGCCGACATAAAAGTATGCAAGTACGAAATCGATGAGTCTTCCCAAATTGTCGAGACACCTACAAAAGAAACCTATTCTGGTCGGGAGACAGTAACAGACCCTAATACAGCATACAGCGATATGCCCTCACCGACCGGGTCGCTGGGTCGGAAGAacgttgtaataaaaatacccTCTCGTCTACTACCTGATAACAAGGAAGACTTAAACATGGTCTTCGATCTACTAGAAGACAAAAACCCCGGTCTCAACACAGAACTATGGAAGGTATATACCGATTCGTCTTACCCTGGCAACGGTCGATTCACCCTGGTCATAGACAGGCAGAGCGCGTCAGTAATACAGGGCAAGAGTTTCAACCCCAATATTGGCGGGGAGAAACTTAAATTCTTCTTTTAGACACCCTATATGATTGTACGTCGTAAGTTGAAGTTAGTAGGTTAGCTTGTGCCTTGagatagatcgtttcatccacgaagacgcgccccaccaatttatTGTTGgccgagggaagcgcggggtgagGGCAGTTTGATCCGaacaatccgagcgtcattattgtggTGTGCTTGTGCACTAAAGGAtaattagcgtgtaccgataacactcaaactttcgtggaagaatggtggggcgcgtcttcgcgaatgaaacgatctatataggacataggatagtttagATCTAAAAATTGTGGTACATTTTAAATCAGGTGGttgtattttttaatcaattattgTGTACTTTATCATTGATTGAATAGCTGATtatagaaaaattaaatatctgTTCTAATATAGTTTCGATGTATAAGCTAGGGATCGATTTTAAAATTGTTAGTACATAGATTAGAAAGAATAAAATATTCTGAAATAATCATTAAATATTTGATTAGTTACTTATGTTTCTACTTGTAGCATGTAACGCACATAGACTGGAATATAATGAAAATGCTTTTGTGTTGACTAGATGTTATAAAATAACATCATTTGATTGAGTCAAGACTCATTTTAAAACATTGACATATTTTATGTACTGTAATTTGGTAATGACATCATTTACTAATAATTCTAAGACACAAATTCTctaaaaaacctttttattttcGTCCTGAATACGGGATTGGTTTTCAACTGTAGATTTAActcagtgtctgaggtatggaaggttgtttttgtaacgtcaaacgtcagcgagacttcagatttcctTTTTTAAGCTGTGTCAGTGTTAAAAAACTCAATGAAgaatgaattttttttatgcataacgaggcaggtgtttttgaccacaatcgcacctgatgttaagtgggatgcagtctaggatggtacatatctgccctgccTATTCACTATTTAAATTATCACCGGGCAAACTTCAAATTCCACTGTCCACCGTGTCTCTTTGTACACTCGATATTGGCaaaaccagtgtgcttcaaatacGCACCAATGAAGCAttacacagaataataataagctgtgtcacgtcatattatgtcagtgtcacccctcccgtgccgctcccatacctcaggctaAAACCCGGTCTGttagcacgtagaattttgtccaatgacccctagctacccatccttatcgctcgcgcgtaattatattgctgtcgcgactgtgcgactggcacccgcagtgagagTGCGAGcccgatagcaacataattacgcgcgagcgataaggatgggtagcttggggtcattggacaaaattctacgtgctcacagatcaGACTATAGACCTATAGAGACCTATAGTCTTGGAATTATTACTTGATAATGGTTTGAAGTTCCAATTTCTCCAATTTTTGTGACCATGACATTCCTGGATacgactattattattattataataattactttttagacttaactttacaataattttagggtaagtatttttatgtcgtaAAACGTGCATTTGCTAgtgtttaatttgtttttgttataataacgcaggtacagtcagcgtctaaTAGTTCGTGACTCCCAAAGTAggcaataagttcgcaacacgtctttgttacattggaataaggttgtattgtcaactttttggccactttgtcTCGAACTATTGGACGTTGACTGTACAATGTTGGTTTGTTCAACTGTGCATTTAgtttatgttttaaataaataaattgtgataAGAATTTGCTGTTTCATTTTTTAATTCCTGAGAAGTATTTTAGAGGTAATCACCAATACAGCTTTTAATCACCAGTACAGTGACAAGTGCAAAATAATATTCAGAATATTTACCTTCTACAAAGTACAGATTGATATATTCAAATAGTGAACTCACCACTAGGACAAATCTTAGGACAAATCTTGTATTATGTGTAGAGATGGAAATATCGAACATAGTTTTAGGACAAAATATATTTATGGGTGCGCTTAAAATGAGCTGTAAGTTTTTATTACTAACCTTAATGTATGTTTATAAGTCAGACAGAATTACAGTTAAAACATCTAGAGATGAGCAAAAAGCTAGTGGATGCCATACTGTAGTGGATTCTCTACAATTACTTGACTCCTTTTCTCTGCATTGTGACGTTTGCGCTCAGTTTACGCGCTCCCTACTTACACATAATagtgatatttttaaattaataaataactaacctatacacgaaaataaaaaataaacgaaCCTGTATCCCCAAACACGATTGCACAGCTAACAATTCCCGCGCTACAGCGCGTTGCGTCGCGCGCGTGTGTCGCGTGTGGCTCCGCCGCGGACTCGTACTGCTCGCGCTGCGGACTCACGCCGTACTGCTCGTCGCGCTGCCAGCGGCTCGACTGGGCGGAGCGGCACCGCGCCGTGTGCCATAACCTCGCCaggtaagaaaaaaaaaggtttgACAATAGATAGGAGTCACAAGACTACGTAATTGAGGCGAGACAGCGACGTAGATGAGATGAAAGTGTGCCACAACCCCTTCAAGTAAGCTGGGAAGAAGCTAGACGTGTGTAACTATGTGTATCAGGCTAAGGAACAGTGCGACGCGACTACAACAAAGTGACGTCAGACATAGTCGCCGCCGATTCGTACTGCTCGCGCTGCGGACTCACGCCGTACTGCTCGTCGCGGTGCCAGCGGCTCGACTGGGCGGAGCGGCACCGCGCCGTGTGCCATAACCTAGCTAGGTGAGTTGAGTATAAATTAGGGAAGAACAGGGAGTCGCGACAAGACGGCGACGCAATCGAGGCGAGACGGCGACGCAATCGAGGCGAGACAGCGACGCAATCGAGGCGAGACAGCGACGCAATCGAGGCGAGACAGCGACGCAATCGAGGCGAGACAGCGACACAATCAATAGGAGACTGTGACGCGGAAGAGAGATGGTAATGCGATTTCAACGTGACGTGAGTAAAACTTTAGGAGGCTACGCGCCTACTCGTCACGGAGACTTAAGACATAGCCGCCGCGGACTCGTACTGCGCTCGCTGCGGCCTCACGCCGTACTGCTCGTCGCGCTGCCAGCGGCTTGACTGGGCGGAGCGGCACCGCGCCGTGTGCCATAACTTAGCTAGGTAAGAAAACAAGAAGGGGACGAGGCTTTACCTCAGCGCAGTCGAGGTGGCGACGTGGAAGAGATGAGACAGCGACGCAATCGAGGCGAGATAGCGACTCAATCGAGGCGAGATAGCGACGCAAATGAGCTGAAAGTGTGCCACAACCCCTTCAAGTAAGCTGGGAAGAAGCTACACgtatgtaactatgtatatCAGGCTTAGGAACAGTGCGACGCGACTACAAAGTGACGTCAGACATAGTCGCTGCTGATTCGTACTGCGCGCGCTGCGGCCTCACGCCGTACTGCTCGTCGCGGTGCCAGCGGCTGGACTGGGCGGAGCGGCACCGCGCCGTGTGCCATAACTTAGCCAGGTCAGTAAACAAGAAGGGGACGAGGCTTTACCTCAGCGCAGTCGAGGTGGCGACGTGGAAGAGACGAGATGGCGACGCAATCGTGGCGAGGTAGCGACTCAATCGAGGCGAGACAGCGACGCAAATGAGACAAAAGTGTGCCACAACCCTGTCAAGTAAGGTGGAAGGAAGCTAGACGTATGTAACTATGTGTATCAGGCTTAGAAACAGTGCGACGCGACTACAAAGCGACGTCAGACATAGTCGCCGCCGACTCGTACTGCTCGCGCTGCGGACTCACGCCGTACTGCTCGTCGCGCTGCCAGCGGCTCGACTGGGCGGAGCGGCACCGCGCCGTGTGCCATAACTTAGCTAGGTGAGTATAAAGTAGGAAAGAACAGGGAGTCGCGACAAGACGGCGACGCAATCGAGGCGAGATAGCGACGCGGATGAGACGAAAGTGTGCCGCAACCCCGTCAGGTACGCTGGTAGAGAGATAGACGGTGTAACTGTACCTAAGAGACTTAGTAACAGAGCGACGCTGCTACAAAGCGACGTCAGACATAGTAGCTGCCGATTCGTACTGCTCCCGCTGCGGGCTCACGCCTGCCCCATAATCTGGCTAGGTAAGTTAGAAGAAGGTGGTACAGGCTTAATAATAGGATGGCGCGATGCGACGCGAGTGAGACGAGACAGTAACTCGACGTAAGACTAGACTCGTACTGCTCGCGCTGCGGACTCACGCCGTACTGCTCGTCGCGGTGCCAGCGGCTCGACTGGGCGGAGCGGCACCGCGCCGTGTGTCATAACCTAGCTAGGTAAGTTAGAAGGCTTAATAATAGGATGACGCGAGAGAGACGAGACAGTAACGCGACGTAAGACTAGACTCGTACTGCTCGCGCTGCGGACTCGCGCCGTACTGCTCGTCGCGCTGCCAGCGGCTCGACTGGGCGGAGCGGCACCGCGCCGTGTGCCATAACCTAGCTAGGTGAGTATAAATTAGGGAAGAACAGGGAGTCGCGACAAGACGGCGACGCAATCGAGGCGAGACAGCGACGCAATCGAGGCGAGACAGCGACGCAATCGAGAGGAGACTGTGACGCGGAAGAGAGATGGTAATACGATTTCAAGGTGACGTGAGTAATAATATCTTAGGAGGCTACTCGTACTTGATACGGAGACTTAAGACAGTCGCCGCGGACTCGTACTGCTCGCGCTGCGGACTCACGCCGTACTGCTCGTCGCGCTGCCAGCGGCTCGACTGGGCGGAGCGGCACCGCGCCGTGTGCCATAACCTCGCCAGGTGAGAACTGAGCCAGGAACTAGTAGGCGTGACGCAAGCGAGACGAGACAGTAACGCGACGTAAGACTAGACTCGTACTGCTCGCGCTGCGGACTCACGCCGTACTGCTCGTCGCGCTGCCAGCGGCTCGACTGGGCGGAGCGGCACCGCGCCGTGTGCCATAACTTAGCTAGGTAAGTTAGAAGGCTTTATAATAGGCTCAAAATCACCAAGGTGCAGAATTGGCTTTGCTAGCAATTTAATGTCTTAAATCTTGACTTATttgagaaaataataataataaattacttcaACTAACTTGTTTTGTGTGTACATCAAACAACATAACTAATTAATAAagcaaattttaaataaaatcaatatacaTGCATGGATAATCATTTCGGGAACGCGTCCTAATGTACAATCTTCAGCAACAAGtccaaaattttacataaaaatttaaGGTAATTTACACATGTCATTACTTAATACTccctattttttatacaaaatttagTTTTAGGGAGGATActaaaagattatttatttttaactataaaAATGTCTAATATAGTTTGTCCGATACCGCACAAGTCATTTCAGTGAACGTATCGATAATcgatcaaaaaatattttaagtttacgCAGCCATTCGGTGTCTAACGTTAGTAGAGGaagaaaacaataacaaaacggGCTGTCAGAGTATTTatcgtcaaataaaataaatctaaatggTAAGTACCTTTCAATTCATTATTCGTAGAGCGTACATCAATAATCCGTCATTTCGTGAAcgtaattattacatttaattattGATGAAATTCTTTTTTACTACACGAAATAACAAAGTAATCTCAAATATTTTCCTATTGACAAACCCAGATCGCATTTAAGATGACTGCCGTCTGATTAAAGCGTGCGCTtatttgaaatcgtcatttcGTGAACGGTCATTTCGGTAACGTTCCCGGACATGATGGCACGTTCCCGAAATGACTGTTGCGTTCTCggaatgatgattattatttctaaGGGCGAAtcatttacaatatttaatacatttattttaaaattttgtttctttATAATTACAGCAAAATGGAAACTCctgataaagaaaaaaataaaaaaaaatctcaaaaaaagcTTAAAAAGGATATTGCATCTTATTTGCGCAAAAGGGAAAAGGCGAATGCTAGAAAAAGAAAGTTTTTGGATAAAATGACTGAAGAGCAGTAAGAAATTAAACGGGCTAAGGACAGAGAATATTATAGAAAAATAGAGTCATTTATAAATCTGTATACTGTTCATCTTCCTCGGACAATGaagatttagagacaatatctcGTATTCAGCAGATTAGAAAAGTTAAACAGATTGATTTTGAAGCAAATACGTCTTATGGCAAAGAAACTATCCAAATCTCGTATATCCTGGAACATTCTTGCTTGTTAAAATTCCTACTGAGAAGATACCTTTTTGTCCTTTttttaagagataacttggaattgtcattctcactaaaatgtctctggggtggtggcgtagtgaggcgggtcgttacattccctctaatatggtcgagtgaagcgatggctggttcactcgtcatgtctgtgaacaggcgctgctttcggggactggtcaatccaagttattcaaatgtATTAATGCGAGttgcgatattctcacgtccgaaataccgcagtgcctcaagtcaaaagtattcgaccaatgcgtgttgccagtgatggtatacggatctgagacgtggtcgcttactatgggcctcataagaaggctcaaggtcacccaaagagcgatggagcgtgctatgctcggagttaccctgcgtgatcgaatcagaaatgaggagatccgttggagaaccagagtgactgacatagcccgcacaATCGCtcaaatcaagtggcagtgggcagggcacatagctcggagagcttatggccgctggggcaggaaggacatcatctatcatcatcatcatcgacaTGTGTCGAAGATGATGATAGAGAAATCTTAGTAACCTAAGGATAAATGATATACTATTGATTTTGAGCAAATAGTATGttgtttgtaattttaatatttttttagttaactaGTTGTTCGTGACATAATTACAATATATTGGTAATTTTCTTAcgtttcttatatattttttgtattatataCAGAAGTTTAGTGAAGAAGACTGTGATTTAAGGACAAAAGACTGAAATTGTAATAACTgattaaaacttataaaaaatataatatgagTACAGAAGTTTAACTAGACTGATTTATGAAGATGTTAACACTGAATTATAATAAGAATGTATTAATAGTAAGAGTAGTTTTTCCTAACTGTGAACAATAtggcaatataaataaataacttagttatttaaataatttaaatatttccttATTTCTACCTAATTATATCAATATATCATCATTTCCAGAACATTTTTGTCATTCCGGGAACGGTTGATCATTTTCGGGAACattacaatatttaaataaaatacgcaTAAATGGAggtatttcaatattatgtatatatttattacattacagaACTTTTGTTCTGTACATATTACGTTAATTCGATTAAAAgagttttaaatattatgaaatttcTTAAATTGTATGCGGAAAAATAGCcacttctttattttttttacgtattttgcttgtagaaaattttgaatgtattgatttcattattgcTTATTCAAAATAGATACATAATATACCCATGttttaaacaaagctcaaatTATGTGCTTTGTTTGGTTTTTCCGGGTTTTATGAAACTTAGGAAAACGTTCCCGAATTGATGATTTTCTGCAAGATATTTACTACtaagcaatattacaaaaaaaataaagaattctGTGCGCTGCCCTGTCaaggtttaaaaatatacaaaataagcAACAGTATAAACTAATAGTCATCATTATAGCttgcaattttttttgtcataaaaccgATTTTGAAATTCGCAACCTTGGTGATTTTGAGCCAAtaggactagcggccgcccgcgacttcgtacgcgtggatcctgttttacccccttttcccgaattttctttgctataaacctcacggagcccgagacctttccaatgaatgcaaaaccgtggaaatcggttcgtgcgttctggagttatagcgtcagggaggaaaacccgacttatttttatatagtagaatgACGCGAGCGAGACGAGACAGTAACGTGACGTAAGACTAGACTCGTACTGCTCGCGCTGCGGACTCACGCCGTACTGCTCGTCGCGGTGCCAGCGGCTCGACTGGGCGGAGAGGCACCGCGCCGTGTGCCATAACCTCGCTAGGTCAGTAAACAAGAAGGGGACGAGGCTTTACTCAGCGCAGTCTAGGTGGCGACGTGGAAGAGACGAGATGGCGACTCAATCGTGGCGAGACAGCGACGCAGATGAGACGAAAGTGTGCCACAACCCTGTCAAGTAAGGTGGAAGAAAGCTACACGTATGTAACTATGTGTATCAGTCTTAGGAACAGTGCGACGCGACTACAAAGCGACGTCAGACATAATCGCCGCCGATTCGTACTGCTCGCGCTGCGGGCTCACGCCTGCCCCATAATCTGGCTAGGTAAGTTAGAAGAAGGTGGTACAGGCTTAATAATAGGATGGCGCGACGAAACTACGACGCAAGCGAGACGAGACAGTAACGCGACGTAAGACTAGACTCGTACTGCTCGCGCTGCGGACTCACGCCGTACTGCTCGTCGCGCTGCCAGCGGCTCGACTGGGCGGAGAGGCACCGCGCCGTGTGCCATAACCTCGCTAGGTCAGTAAACAAGAAGGGGACGAGGCTTTACTCAGCGCAGTCTAGGTGGCGACGTGGAAGAGACGAGATGGCGACTCAATCGAGGCGAGATAGCGACGCAATCGAGAAGAGAGCGACCCAATCGAGAGGAGACTGACGCGGAAGAGAGATGGTAATGCGATTTCAACGTGACGTGAGTAATAATATCTTAGGAGGCTACTCGTACTCGACACGGAGACTTAAGAACAGTCGCCGCGGACTCGTACTGCTCGCGCTGCGGACTCACGCCGTA is a genomic window of Ostrinia nubilalis chromosome 28, ilOstNubi1.1, whole genome shotgun sequence containing:
- the LOC135085267 gene encoding uncharacterized protein LOC135085267 isoform X1, producing the protein MTSRGRYNNNNEWDLMRDEYNNSSYDPQYPDDNISGGVQLDHCRLYIRNIPNALNEDGIRTAFSKYGNLHEVYVSKDPAKKYALVRYETPGEAKLAMTKLNNTDPLRLNITIAHKNKNSNSRDNFGNGPRRNNRDDNASASSRERSFRRHDDMINGEDMDETAMPTLDDDLDPETKMKGIQLELQRLKVQEQSMMLQQQLLQLEAARKKNVGVTQSIASNRCILPDGRIVVRNVNDSLRSEKHVTWNLESRDVEGSFAAGAGDSNERETVCSCKTKLKRSWDQASSEGSSTPSTCVLCSEDSRKDRLNQAKSVASKYTEISKKSDYSSRFDKTTDLSRKSVASKTTDVKSELSKTDTVSKRSDVTSKKLDVAHKRGKSEITCDLKYSDFYSDSEDEADETNRLIQLRNCDYMDIVGDSLKVVIALAGYPKSKMRLRQMQLFQRCLTDVIDMQLKANLLKKVPVFLDYYLNRGAIVCICKDLDTRDWMVRISPGLQERMCTNLILLKAKVKRLCLAVLKIPQSCWPATAQDAFKLLQYFNPTLKTDQWKIYSQKNVDSVECTSFLIDRVSGEIIRGPTFKNVIDYNQTEFELTGYTEIYYECLLSDLEDICSVASRVKLLEELRSEEATPRNNHSSRAEVTQKSDAVEKAEEIVIQHVEEVYENDSDVETVPIEDENIDRGVKDEFENNVRNEILKKLKDVKYISDKDEVIVWSDEANNYNSDQDEREKIEEITEDDNNNITATSAVAVSDKTESIIESNDNLISRSSNLNIDSNRGIAYHRRTNYLHVENELKVAITLEGYPQNKLEGTHIRRLKHLFKEYLHKDMKMQRFANLIIPKFQDIYLSNGAVIYICDSLETKDYLTEVLPKFINSTGLKLTFRDIKNLVRYTRVVLRLPKEHAHVESVEILLKLQAKYPGLKPDCWKYYSDVAGKQKRQFGVDPESLDVIKSPDFDPTYEGEKLSFRIIDRQKRDVSFEDSYKDENVDDNDEGKQLRDKVLKMMYAPIDPEITNTPLTRIRTNHYSDLIADDLKLYVGPSNYPEMRVDEVLFHSIKRTFENIVCDAYEKGVFELPNSVPTFHDMYLFDGVIFIICQNMNSREWMENSIPEVNERLHINLKSTEFRGAVGIISMVVKTDKDTDVVIEQLQKQNPRLRTKYWRKISTVRTKTKLDVVLQIDKLSAQVITKTDFNKFIDGNAVQFKLGHLQSLLRPKASLEELTKMHLKKMSNSNVKAKGKKKEKEMTIEELKSDLKRKYPDLKIDQWDVISQNEADIKVCKYEIDESSQIVETPTKETYSGRETVTDPNTAYSDMPSPTGSLGRKNVVIKIPSRLLPDNKEDLNMVFDLLEDKNPGLNTELWKVYTDSSYPGNGRFTLVIDRQSASVIQGKSFNPNIGGEKLKFFF